One Gimesia aquarii DNA segment encodes these proteins:
- a CDS encoding vWA domain-containing protein — protein MSFFSLISDSLILAVDETTAFRSIEYDTPESGWGWMLLLSGLIFVLILSFRTSWKDSFQLSLPWRCWLIGLRLSVLLALMIIVFNPHERTQKMSFRPSRVAVLIDTSLSMRHPNQNVPLNSSSPANRMVSSRMQAVEKLLAESPLITDLQKKHQVSVYTFDQKLTGPHHVFQREQATKIANNENAETKTISQIDWNSLLQPQGLETRLGELLGQLIREINGSTLSGIIIATDGASNAGTDLLSANETAKESKVRLITFGVGSPTKPANVQVSKIIAPTDVQFGDSFEITALLQAVGMPGKNITIELLKKLEGEAQPTVVESRDILLPTEEGLPLDVKFERIPSEEGEISYVIRVRGNQLVQDANTMDNELEHTVNVFSRPTKVLIIAGGPMRDYRFARTMLFRHPSIKSDVWLQTASPGVSQDADQMLFEFPERTALFEYDVILAFDVNWELLSQEQMQTLNEWVATGGGGIALVAGDVYTPKLARDIERFEPILDLYPVAINSFVRDYLDEEATQIRRIEWTQAGLDIGFLMLTDDPATSKQLWENFPGMYRCYPSNGAKAAATVYAYFPDPKTQTEFGFPILMASQYYGEGRCFYLGSPELWRLRSIEEDYYDRFWTKLIRNIGQGRTKRGTKRGTLVLERDEYLLGQTVSVRARLLNPEFKPLIQESVPMEVTDPRGRLLVPNLLLMHDRNRPGEYFTSFRASLAGKYRFKIIVPNSKGQTVEGNLSVLLPRLEDESLSQNIKGLKELSLDTGGTYLAIGEAAQIPALLPDLGEEFLVDERLKTLWDQQWVFFLLTGLLATEWLTRKLFKLS, from the coding sequence ATGAGTTTTTTTTCTCTCATTTCTGATTCATTGATCTTGGCCGTAGACGAAACAACTGCGTTTCGTTCGATCGAGTATGATACGCCCGAATCAGGCTGGGGGTGGATGCTGCTACTTTCTGGCCTGATTTTTGTTTTGATTCTCTCTTTCCGGACTTCCTGGAAAGACTCCTTCCAGCTCTCTCTTCCATGGCGTTGCTGGTTAATTGGATTAAGACTCAGCGTATTACTTGCTTTGATGATCATCGTGTTCAATCCACATGAACGAACTCAGAAAATGTCATTTCGTCCATCTCGAGTAGCGGTATTGATTGATACTTCTCTCTCGATGCGGCATCCGAATCAAAATGTGCCCCTGAATTCAAGCTCTCCCGCGAATCGCATGGTTTCCAGTCGTATGCAGGCTGTGGAAAAACTACTGGCTGAATCACCATTAATTACAGACCTGCAAAAGAAGCATCAAGTCAGCGTTTACACATTCGATCAAAAATTAACTGGGCCACATCATGTCTTTCAAAGAGAGCAAGCTACAAAAATAGCCAATAACGAAAATGCCGAAACTAAAACGATATCCCAAATCGATTGGAACAGCCTCTTACAACCTCAAGGACTAGAGACAAGATTGGGAGAATTACTGGGACAGTTAATTCGAGAAATCAATGGGTCTACTCTTTCTGGGATCATTATTGCCACAGATGGTGCTTCGAACGCAGGTACTGATTTACTTAGTGCTAATGAAACAGCAAAGGAGTCAAAGGTTCGCCTGATCACATTCGGCGTCGGGAGTCCCACGAAACCAGCGAATGTACAAGTCTCAAAAATTATTGCTCCCACAGATGTGCAATTTGGTGACAGTTTCGAAATCACTGCGCTCCTGCAAGCAGTCGGAATGCCGGGCAAAAACATTACAATTGAATTATTGAAAAAACTAGAGGGAGAAGCACAGCCCACAGTCGTCGAGTCGCGCGATATTCTCCTGCCCACAGAAGAAGGGCTTCCTCTTGATGTGAAATTTGAACGCATCCCCAGTGAAGAAGGCGAAATCAGTTATGTGATTCGAGTGCGGGGAAATCAACTGGTACAAGATGCCAATACAATGGACAATGAGCTGGAACATACAGTCAATGTTTTCAGTCGTCCAACAAAAGTGCTGATCATAGCCGGCGGGCCAATGCGTGACTACCGTTTTGCACGCACGATGCTCTTTCGACATCCTTCTATCAAGTCAGATGTCTGGTTACAAACAGCGTCTCCTGGTGTCTCTCAGGATGCGGACCAGATGTTATTTGAATTCCCAGAACGAACTGCATTGTTTGAGTATGACGTGATACTTGCCTTCGATGTGAATTGGGAACTGCTTTCACAAGAACAGATGCAAACATTGAATGAATGGGTTGCAACCGGAGGCGGGGGAATTGCTCTGGTTGCTGGCGATGTATACACACCTAAGCTTGCCCGGGATATCGAACGATTCGAACCAATTCTCGACCTATATCCCGTAGCAATCAATTCGTTTGTGCGTGATTACCTTGATGAAGAAGCGACTCAAATCCGCAGAATTGAGTGGACTCAAGCAGGCCTGGATATCGGTTTTCTCATGTTGACCGATGATCCGGCGACGTCTAAACAGTTATGGGAAAATTTCCCTGGTATGTACCGGTGCTATCCTTCTAATGGTGCCAAAGCTGCCGCTACCGTCTATGCCTATTTCCCTGACCCCAAAACACAGACTGAATTCGGTTTCCCAATATTGATGGCATCCCAATATTACGGCGAAGGTCGTTGCTTTTATCTGGGTAGCCCGGAACTTTGGCGTCTACGATCGATTGAAGAAGATTACTATGATCGTTTCTGGACGAAGCTTATCCGAAATATCGGGCAAGGGCGTACCAAAAGAGGTACCAAACGAGGCACATTAGTTTTAGAACGAGACGAATACTTACTTGGTCAAACCGTTTCTGTGCGTGCGAGATTACTTAATCCTGAATTTAAACCTTTGATTCAGGAGTCTGTACCGATGGAAGTTACAGATCCACGCGGAAGACTTTTAGTTCCTAACTTATTATTAATGCATGATCGAAACCGACCGGGAGAGTATTTTACCAGTTTCCGCGCGAGTCTTGCAGGGAAATATCGCTTCAAAATCATCGTTCCCAATTCGAAAGGACAAACTGTTGAAGGAAACCTCTCAGTTTTATTGCCCCGGCTGGAAGATGAATCTCTGAGCCAGAATATAAAAGGACTCAAAGAATTGTCCCTCGATACGGGCGGCACTTATCTTGCTATTGGCGAAGCAGCACAGATTCCGGCACTCTTACCTGATCTAGGGGAAGAGTTTTTAGTAGACGAACGCCTGAAAACCCTCTGGGATCAACAATGGGTTTTCTTTCTGTTAACCGGACTTTTGGCAACAGAGTGGCTTACTAGAAAGCTATTTAAATTGTCATAA